A genomic region of Candidatus Aminicenantes bacterium contains the following coding sequences:
- a CDS encoding helix-turn-helix domain containing protein, with the protein MMSKDDIIRADILRAAEALFQKWGLKKTTMEDIAKATGKGKSTLYYYFKDKEKILLAVLDGQVARILESARREVDKQKTAKGKLMAYVSTTFKEIRDTMTLFDVMRGEVKIDNEFIRNIRKKHDILDEQIMRSILEFGFKRKEFKAASARNIDALTRALLGIKRSLLINVFVENDDQELIRLILDLTSRGL; encoded by the coding sequence ATGATGAGCAAAGACGACATCATTCGAGCGGACATCCTGCGGGCCGCGGAAGCCCTGTTCCAGAAATGGGGGTTGAAGAAGACCACCATGGAGGACATCGCCAAGGCGACCGGCAAAGGGAAGAGCACGCTCTATTACTATTTCAAGGACAAAGAGAAAATCCTCCTCGCCGTTCTGGACGGCCAGGTCGCCCGGATCCTCGAGTCCGCCCGGCGGGAAGTCGACAAACAGAAGACCGCCAAAGGGAAGCTCATGGCCTACGTCTCCACAACGTTCAAGGAGATCCGGGACACCATGACGCTGTTCGACGTCATGCGGGGGGAGGTCAAGATCGACAACGAATTTATCCGGAATATCCGCAAGAAGCACGATATTCTCGACGAACAGATCATGCGGTCCATCCTGGAGTTCGGCTTCAAGCGCAAGGAATTCAAAGCCGCCTCCGCCCGGAACATCGATGCCCTCACTCGTGCCCTGCTCGGCATCAAGCGGAGCCTGCTGATTAACGTCTTTGTCGAGAACGACGACCAGGAGCTCATCCGCCTCATCCTGGACCTGACGTCCCGAGGCCTGTAG
- a CDS encoding HAMP domain-containing sensor histidine kinase produces the protein MSHASPRRPARPGSFRGPGRRLIAVFALFVLLPGALLGVFALRVLRQESQLARQRTRESLERTAAEISRDLEAEFQEWSDTVRSAASREKPLAVGFFPEFIGQAFSEPGGGVFLSLADEKIEVFPPGALLFVPRSPATSPTALSRPPVGLAEAESLEIAQKDYPSAIRAYRGLLDSAAAGSRPLILQRLARTLRKAGRLEEAAGAYRDLRRLAAVWIGGLPSDLIAQAELCALASERGDTADLARTAMAFYRDLASGKWLLDKPRYLYYSELGRTWCRDSRVEVGEFDRLQAAEGRRLALSRAAEDFLNDPRTVFPGERNRYLAFLNKDPFAAVLVSADVLASRWWPRILAIRAKDLEAVVFAADGSAVFGSSPPVPPPFAVTRDLRIDGARWLLQIWPGRPEGIYADIRQKRTLSLAMLGFVTIMLAFGSYLTVRIVKRELEIARLRADFVSTVSHEFRSPLTGIRQLGSMLLDGRVPDSEKQRGYFKMIVQESDRLSRLVENILDFSRMEEGRKEYRFAPLDPTPWLRTVVADFVTEFAANGAAVEADIPDGLPLISADREALGSAVRNLLDNAVKYSPGSKTVWLDAGAEGDAVKISVRDKGVGISEHDQKHIFDRFYRAEAEISKRVKGVGLGLSLVKHVVTAHGGTVECRSRAGEGSDFIIRLPAAPVRGGG, from the coding sequence ATGTCGCATGCTTCGCCTCGTCGTCCCGCACGGCCGGGCTCCTTCCGGGGTCCCGGCCGGAGACTCATCGCGGTCTTTGCTCTTTTCGTCCTGCTCCCGGGCGCGCTTCTCGGCGTTTTCGCGTTGCGCGTTCTGCGCCAGGAGAGCCAGCTCGCCAGGCAGCGGACACGCGAGAGCCTGGAAAGAACCGCGGCGGAAATCAGCCGCGACTTGGAGGCGGAGTTCCAAGAGTGGAGCGATACGGTGCGGTCGGCGGCTTCGCGGGAGAAGCCGCTAGCTGTCGGCTTCTTCCCAGAGTTCATCGGACAAGCCTTCTCGGAACCGGGCGGCGGCGTTTTTCTGTCATTAGCCGATGAAAAGATCGAGGTGTTTCCCCCCGGCGCTCTATTATTTGTTCCCCGGAGCCCCGCAACGTCCCCAACCGCTCTAAGCCGACCGCCGGTCGGCCTGGCCGAAGCAGAATCCCTGGAGATCGCTCAAAAAGACTATCCGAGTGCCATCCGAGCGTACCGGGGCCTGCTCGATTCGGCCGCTGCCGGGTCGCGCCCGCTGATCCTTCAACGCCTGGCCCGGACGCTCCGCAAAGCCGGCCGGCTCGAGGAGGCCGCCGGCGCTTACCGGGACCTCCGACGCTTGGCCGCGGTTTGGATCGGGGGGCTTCCTTCGGACCTCATCGCCCAGGCCGAGCTTTGTGCCTTGGCCTCCGAGCGCGGTGATACGGCCGACCTGGCCCGGACGGCCATGGCCTTCTATCGGGATCTGGCGTCGGGAAAATGGCTCCTGGACAAGCCCCGATACCTCTATTATTCCGAGCTCGGCCGGACCTGGTGCCGTGACAGCCGTGTGGAAGTCGGCGAATTCGACCGTCTCCAGGCGGCCGAGGGGCGTCGGTTGGCTCTCTCCCGCGCCGCCGAGGACTTCCTGAACGATCCTAGGACGGTTTTTCCCGGCGAAAGGAATAGGTATCTCGCTTTCCTGAATAAGGATCCTTTTGCCGCGGTCCTTGTCTCCGCAGACGTTTTAGCGTCGCGTTGGTGGCCCCGGATCTTGGCGATTCGGGCGAAGGACCTTGAAGCCGTCGTGTTCGCCGCCGACGGCTCCGCGGTTTTCGGATCATCGCCCCCGGTGCCCCCTCCCTTCGCCGTAACGCGTGATCTTCGGATCGATGGGGCCCGGTGGCTGCTTCAGATCTGGCCCGGACGGCCGGAGGGGATTTATGCGGACATCAGGCAAAAACGGACTCTGTCCCTGGCGATGCTGGGTTTTGTCACGATCATGCTTGCCTTTGGGAGCTACCTCACGGTCCGGATCGTCAAGCGGGAGCTTGAGATCGCCCGGTTGCGGGCGGACTTCGTCTCGACGGTCTCCCACGAATTCCGCTCCCCCCTGACGGGGATCCGGCAGCTCGGCAGCATGCTGCTCGACGGGCGAGTGCCCGACTCGGAGAAGCAGCGAGGCTATTTCAAGATGATCGTCCAGGAAAGCGACCGCCTTTCTCGTTTGGTTGAAAACATCCTCGATTTTTCCCGGATGGAAGAGGGACGCAAGGAATACCGGTTCGCGCCGCTCGATCCTACCCCGTGGCTGCGGACGGTGGTCGCGGATTTCGTGACCGAGTTCGCCGCGAATGGTGCGGCGGTCGAAGCGGACATTCCGGACGGACTGCCCCTGATCTCCGCCGACAGAGAGGCCCTGGGGTCCGCGGTCCGCAACCTCCTCGACAACGCCGTGAAGTACTCGCCCGGCTCGAAAACCGTCTGGCTCGATGCCGGGGCCGAGGGCGACGCCGTCAAGATCTCCGTTCGGGACAAAGGAGTCGGAATCTCCGAACATGACCAAAAGCATATTTTCGACCGGTTCTACCGGGCCGAAGCCGAAATCTCGAAGCGGGTCAAGGGGGTCGGACTCGGGCTCAGCCTCGTCAAACATGTCGTGACGGCCCACGGCGGCACGGTCGAATGCCGGAGCCGGGCCGGCGAAGGCAGCGACTTTATCATCCGGCTTCCGGCCGCGCCGGTTCGGGGAGGAGGATGA
- a CDS encoding TolC family protein gives MKKAAWIIIVGLCAQAVYAQRPLTLEESKRLALQNNGLMKNSDLETEAARQARKAAFTSYFPTISASGFSFDAQKALMEMTSSGGNLPVYNGNPATLPLATQFAYFPSTTTGLLKSATMGMINVVQPVFAGGRIVNGNKLASLGVEAGEYKTDLLRNDILLKTEEQYWLLVSLEEKLKTIGTYEAFLDSLLRQVEDAYAAGLVMKNDVLKVKIKRSELLVNKSKAENGKNLALMAFCQHLGIPFDPAMALTDSLTSAIPDLPAHVEAAQAVKTRPEFKLLGASVRAEELQSRMKLGEFLPQVAVGLSGLYTKSDEQKGRTIGLVYGTISIPISGWWQAAHALKERRIREQIAGNSLTNNSELLLLQMEKAWQDLSDAHRQVLLSRETKAQAEENLKVNQDGYANGMIGVSDWLEAQALRQQADDQWTEALAAYRVKRMTYLQVTGR, from the coding sequence ATGAAAAAGGCGGCCTGGATCATCATTGTCGGGCTGTGCGCCCAAGCGGTTTATGCGCAGCGTCCGCTGACCCTGGAGGAGAGCAAACGGCTGGCTCTTCAGAACAACGGGCTCATGAAGAACAGCGACCTCGAGACGGAGGCCGCCCGGCAGGCCCGAAAAGCCGCTTTCACGAGCTATTTCCCGACTATCAGCGCGAGCGGATTCAGCTTCGACGCGCAAAAGGCTCTCATGGAGATGACCTCGTCGGGGGGAAATCTTCCCGTCTACAACGGGAATCCGGCGACGCTGCCTTTGGCCACGCAATTCGCCTATTTCCCGAGCACGACGACGGGTCTGCTGAAGTCCGCCACCATGGGGATGATCAACGTGGTCCAGCCGGTTTTCGCCGGCGGCCGGATCGTGAACGGCAACAAGCTCGCCTCACTGGGCGTGGAGGCCGGCGAATATAAAACAGATCTTTTACGCAACGATATCCTGCTGAAGACGGAAGAGCAATACTGGCTCCTCGTTTCGCTGGAGGAAAAGCTCAAGACGATCGGGACCTACGAAGCCTTCCTCGACAGTCTCCTCCGCCAGGTGGAGGACGCCTATGCCGCCGGCCTCGTCATGAAAAACGATGTCCTGAAAGTCAAGATCAAGCGGTCCGAGCTCCTGGTCAACAAGTCGAAAGCGGAAAATGGGAAAAATCTCGCGCTGATGGCCTTCTGCCAGCACCTCGGCATCCCGTTCGACCCGGCGATGGCCCTAACGGATTCGTTGACCTCGGCGATTCCCGATCTCCCCGCCCATGTCGAAGCCGCGCAGGCGGTCAAGACCCGGCCCGAATTCAAGCTGTTGGGAGCATCGGTCCGGGCCGAAGAGCTTCAATCCCGGATGAAGCTGGGAGAATTTCTTCCCCAGGTCGCCGTGGGCCTCAGCGGCCTCTATACGAAATCCGACGAGCAGAAAGGGCGAACGATCGGACTCGTCTATGGGACGATCTCCATCCCGATTTCCGGTTGGTGGCAAGCCGCTCATGCGTTGAAGGAGCGCAGGATCAGGGAACAGATCGCGGGCAACAGCCTGACCAACAATTCCGAATTGCTCCTGCTGCAGATGGAAAAAGCGTGGCAGGATCTCTCCGACGCGCATCGACAGGTGCTGTTGAGCCGGGAAACAAAGGCCCAGGCCGAGGAAAACCTGAAAGTCAATCAGGACGGCTATGCCAACGGAATGATCGGAGTCTCCGACTGGCTGGAGGCGCAGGCTCTGCGGCAACAAGCCGACGATCAATGGACGGAAGCCCTGGCGGCCTACCGGGTCAAGCGGATGACCTATCTCCAGGTGACGGGCCGGTAG
- a CDS encoding response regulator transcription factor, whose product MNERILVVEDEPTIATGLRDDLAIEGFVVEVAEDGTAGLSRILEGKFDLILLDLMLPGMDGFSVCREAHLRGDRTPIIMLTAKGQEVDKVVGLELGADDYVTKPFSRRELLARIKAVLRRSQNDAEPSAVHRFADFTVDFARCAVSRRGGKIDLTAVEFKLLRVFLEHRGQVLSIDDLLGEVWGRDAVLTDRVIYTHVNNLRNKLEENPQKPKFLIGVRGLGYRFDG is encoded by the coding sequence ATGAACGAACGCATTTTGGTCGTGGAGGACGAGCCGACGATCGCGACGGGCTTGCGCGACGACTTGGCGATCGAGGGGTTTGTCGTGGAAGTCGCCGAGGACGGCACGGCGGGCTTGAGCCGGATCCTCGAAGGCAAGTTCGACCTCATCCTGCTCGACCTGATGCTGCCCGGGATGGACGGCTTCAGCGTCTGCCGCGAAGCCCATTTGCGGGGCGACCGCACTCCGATCATCATGCTTACGGCCAAAGGGCAGGAGGTGGACAAAGTCGTGGGCCTTGAGCTCGGGGCGGACGATTACGTCACCAAACCCTTCAGCCGACGCGAGCTCCTGGCCCGCATCAAGGCGGTCCTGCGCCGCTCCCAAAACGATGCGGAGCCAAGCGCGGTCCATCGTTTTGCCGACTTCACCGTCGACTTCGCCCGATGTGCGGTTTCGCGCCGGGGCGGGAAGATCGATCTGACCGCCGTGGAGTTCAAGCTTCTGCGGGTTTTCCTGGAGCACCGCGGCCAGGTCCTGTCGATCGACGACCTGCTGGGAGAGGTCTGGGGGCGCGACGCCGTCCTGACGGACCGGGTCATCTATACCCATGTCAATAACCTCCGCAACAAGCTGGAGGAGAATCCCCAAAAACCGAAGTTCCTGATCGGTGTCCGGGGCCTTGGGTACCGCTTCGATGGTTAA
- a CDS encoding efflux RND transporter periplasmic adaptor subunit, whose translation MRKPNIFLSGLALVLLAAACGTPPEALPEAVSVEVQKARPADEAQDLAYSGTMEASTSIPLSFASVGTVVRVLVAEGDAVRKGQLLAELDPASFQNAYDMALAARAQAEDAYRRVTPMHKNGTLTDVKYVEVETGVQQAQAAAGMAKKALDNCRLYATTDGFVGSRSLDPGMVSLPNIASITIVKISKVFARVAVPENEIARIKKGAPAQIHIGALRAREYAGTIEEIGVMADVLAHTYKIKIGIANPEGVIKPGMVCNAVLRFPGEARGLVIPNQALLVDETGRHFVYGVDAAKQEAFIRYVQIGKLMKDGIEITAGLTADDLVVTAGHQKLADRSSVKIVHS comes from the coding sequence ATGCGCAAACCCAATATTTTCTTGAGCGGCCTGGCCCTGGTCCTGCTTGCGGCTGCTTGCGGCACGCCCCCCGAGGCCCTCCCGGAGGCCGTCAGCGTCGAGGTCCAAAAAGCCCGGCCCGCCGATGAAGCGCAGGATCTCGCGTACAGCGGGACCATGGAAGCGTCGACGTCCATCCCGCTGAGCTTCGCCTCCGTCGGAACCGTCGTCCGCGTGCTGGTGGCCGAAGGCGACGCCGTCCGAAAGGGGCAGCTTCTCGCCGAGCTCGACCCGGCCTCGTTCCAGAATGCGTACGACATGGCCCTGGCCGCCCGGGCGCAGGCGGAGGACGCCTATCGCCGGGTCACGCCGATGCACAAGAACGGCACGTTGACGGACGTGAAATACGTGGAAGTGGAGACCGGCGTCCAGCAGGCCCAAGCCGCCGCGGGCATGGCCAAGAAGGCCCTGGATAATTGCCGGCTTTATGCCACGACCGACGGTTTTGTCGGCAGCCGCTCTTTGGACCCCGGCATGGTCAGCCTGCCGAATATCGCCTCGATCACGATCGTCAAGATCTCGAAAGTCTTCGCCCGGGTCGCCGTGCCGGAAAACGAGATCGCCCGGATCAAAAAAGGCGCGCCGGCGCAAATCCATATCGGCGCCCTCAGGGCGCGGGAATATGCGGGAACCATCGAGGAAATCGGGGTGATGGCCGACGTCTTGGCCCACACCTATAAGATCAAGATCGGCATCGCCAACCCGGAGGGAGTCATCAAGCCCGGGATGGTTTGCAACGCCGTCCTGCGCTTCCCCGGCGAAGCCCGCGGACTCGTCATCCCCAACCAGGCCCTGCTGGTCGACGAAACGGGCCGCCATTTCGTGTACGGCGTCGACGCCGCCAAGCAGGAAGCCTTCATTCGATACGTGCAGATCGGGAAGCTCATGAAGGACGGCATCGAAATCACGGCCGGGCTCACCGCCGACGACCTGGTCGTCACGGCCGGGCACCAGAAGCTGGCCGACCGCTCGTCCGTGAAAATCGTCCATTCCTGA
- a CDS encoding efflux RND transporter permease subunit has product MKNKKSWLEILLGLKQILFLFVGLFVLVGILALIKMPRDEFPEFKIRQGIVIGIYPGASSLQVEEQLTSKVEEYLFQYHAVNRSKTWSMSKENVMVIYVDVSEKEKNPDEFWLKLRHGLNELKKELPSGVNSLTADNDFGSASAVLLAVQSDTKTYPELEACLERFASDVRKVESVSRVKQYGMRKEQVSVYVDDAKLTHSGIKPLLLLAALQAQSSVGYAGEIDDGKLVYPIHVPLAYKTETDIANQIVYSDPAGNVVRLKDVARVVREYDEPDSDVRVNGKKCLLVSLEMHSGNNVVQFGREVGRVIDEFTKSLPPDIRLIKISDVPNAVSTAVTSFLKEFAIAVIAVILVTLILLPTRVALVAASAIPISILSTLGIMWAAGMDLQTVSLAGLTIVLGIVVDDAIVIIDNYVEKLDHQVPRDQAASQAPRDLCASVFTATLIIIACFIPIRFFMKGSAADFLRSLPLAIGIPLALSLVVSVVIVPLLCYDLIKRGVKGDASKGRRAAFLNGVQAYYDRLIEKAFRKKALVVAVGAASLVLGLVILAGTPQQAFPKIARNQFAVEVALPEGTSLQQTDAVIRDLEGLLKNDPRVRVVASFVGTSSPRFHALYAPQFPSKNYGQLVVLTESNDATEAILDEYSRKYRQRYPIAEIRWKQLEFSPIIVPIEVRISGDSIPAIKGVADQVQAIIRPVPGVYSTTTDFRQPLQTINLDVRRDEAARMGYSTSLMNYSLMVGTKGFLVATVWEGDTPVAVKLKVDKKTKTAVADIANQYVTSPFVVSSVPLRQLADLKPGWTEGVIIRRNGVRTITVQADVDRGLYASRIIKKIKPAIDALPLPPGVHIEYGGELQNIIEYITPIYYAFLTSVIMIFLILMVHFRKIKTSLLIMATMPLTIFGAALGVFITGYPFSAMAFIGVIGLTAIVIRNGIIYVTYAEELCAEHGHTVEEAAIAAAKRRMRPIFLTASAAAVGVIPMVLSGSSLWGPMGAVICFGLMAALVLTLLVLPVLYYYAHRPPKRPSPAAGEAS; this is encoded by the coding sequence ATGAAAAACAAAAAGTCGTGGCTGGAGATCCTCCTCGGTCTGAAACAGATTTTGTTCCTTTTCGTCGGGCTCTTCGTTCTTGTTGGAATCCTGGCGCTGATCAAGATGCCCCGGGATGAATTCCCGGAATTCAAAATCCGGCAGGGAATCGTCATCGGCATCTATCCGGGCGCGTCCTCTCTCCAAGTGGAGGAACAGCTTACGTCCAAGGTCGAGGAATATCTGTTCCAATATCACGCCGTCAACCGTTCCAAAACCTGGTCGATGTCCAAAGAAAACGTCATGGTCATCTACGTAGACGTCTCGGAAAAGGAGAAGAACCCCGACGAGTTCTGGCTGAAGCTCCGTCACGGGCTCAACGAATTGAAAAAAGAGCTGCCGTCCGGCGTGAATTCCCTGACCGCGGACAACGACTTCGGCTCGGCGTCGGCGGTGCTGTTGGCCGTCCAATCCGATACGAAAACATACCCGGAGCTCGAGGCCTGCCTGGAGCGGTTCGCAAGCGACGTCCGGAAGGTCGAGTCGGTCTCCCGGGTCAAACAATACGGGATGCGGAAAGAGCAGGTCAGCGTCTATGTCGACGACGCCAAGCTGACCCATTCCGGGATCAAGCCGCTGCTCCTCCTGGCGGCCCTCCAAGCGCAAAGCTCCGTCGGATACGCCGGCGAAATCGACGACGGGAAGCTTGTCTACCCGATTCATGTCCCGTTGGCCTATAAAACGGAAACGGATATCGCCAATCAGATCGTCTATTCCGATCCGGCGGGGAACGTCGTCCGGCTCAAAGACGTCGCGCGGGTCGTCCGCGAATATGATGAGCCGGATTCCGATGTCCGCGTCAACGGGAAAAAGTGCCTCCTTGTCTCCCTGGAAATGCACAGCGGGAACAATGTCGTCCAATTCGGCCGGGAGGTCGGCCGGGTGATCGACGAGTTCACGAAGTCGCTCCCTCCCGACATCCGGCTGATCAAGATTTCGGACGTCCCGAACGCCGTCTCCACGGCCGTCACGTCCTTTTTGAAGGAATTCGCCATCGCCGTCATCGCCGTCATTCTGGTGACGCTCATCCTGCTGCCGACCCGGGTCGCGCTCGTCGCCGCCTCGGCCATCCCGATCTCCATTCTCTCGACGCTCGGGATCATGTGGGCGGCGGGCATGGACCTGCAAACCGTTTCCCTCGCCGGCCTGACCATCGTTCTCGGGATCGTCGTGGATGACGCCATCGTCATCATCGACAACTATGTCGAAAAGCTGGACCATCAAGTCCCCAGGGACCAGGCCGCCTCGCAAGCCCCCCGGGATCTGTGCGCCTCGGTCTTCACCGCCACCCTGATCATCATCGCCTGCTTCATCCCGATCCGCTTCTTTATGAAGGGCTCCGCGGCGGACTTCCTGCGGTCTCTGCCCTTGGCCATCGGGATTCCGCTGGCCCTGTCGCTCGTCGTCTCGGTCGTGATCGTCCCGCTCCTGTGCTACGACCTGATCAAGCGGGGCGTCAAGGGCGATGCTTCGAAAGGCCGAAGGGCGGCCTTCCTGAACGGGGTGCAGGCCTATTACGACCGCCTCATCGAAAAGGCGTTCCGGAAAAAAGCCCTCGTCGTCGCGGTCGGCGCGGCCTCGCTGGTTCTGGGCCTGGTCATCCTGGCCGGCACGCCGCAGCAGGCCTTTCCCAAGATCGCCCGCAATCAATTCGCGGTCGAAGTGGCCCTGCCCGAAGGAACCTCGCTGCAGCAGACGGATGCCGTGATCCGAGACCTCGAGGGACTTTTGAAAAACGACCCCCGGGTTCGAGTCGTGGCCTCATTCGTCGGGACCAGTTCGCCGCGCTTCCACGCCCTCTACGCACCGCAGTTCCCGTCCAAGAATTACGGACAACTGGTCGTGCTGACGGAATCCAACGACGCCACGGAAGCCATTCTCGACGAATACAGCCGGAAGTATCGCCAACGCTATCCGATCGCGGAAATCCGTTGGAAACAGCTGGAATTTTCGCCGATCATCGTGCCCATCGAGGTCCGCATCTCGGGCGACAGCATTCCGGCCATCAAGGGCGTGGCCGACCAAGTCCAGGCGATCATCCGCCCCGTCCCGGGCGTCTACTCGACCACCACGGACTTCCGGCAGCCCCTGCAAACAATCAACCTGGACGTCCGGCGGGACGAAGCCGCGCGCATGGGGTATTCGACCTCGCTCATGAATTATTCGCTGATGGTCGGGACGAAGGGATTTCTCGTCGCCACGGTCTGGGAAGGGGACACTCCCGTCGCCGTCAAGCTGAAAGTCGACAAGAAGACGAAAACGGCCGTCGCCGATATCGCCAATCAATACGTCACATCGCCGTTCGTCGTGTCGTCCGTCCCCTTGCGGCAGCTGGCCGATCTCAAGCCCGGATGGACCGAAGGAGTCATCATCCGGCGAAATGGCGTCCGAACCATCACCGTGCAGGCGGATGTGGACCGGGGACTCTACGCCTCGCGCATCATCAAAAAGATCAAACCGGCCATAGACGCCTTGCCCTTGCCGCCGGGCGTTCACATCGAATACGGCGGCGAGCTCCAGAACATCATCGAATACATCACGCCGATCTATTACGCCTTCCTGACGAGCGTCATCATGATCTTCCTGATCCTGATGGTCCATTTCCGCAAGATCAAGACGTCCCTGCTGATCATGGCGACGATGCCGTTGACCATTTTCGGCGCCGCGCTGGGGGTGTTCATCACCGGATATCCGTTCAGCGCCATGGCCTTCATCGGGGTGATCGGCCTGACGGCGATCGTCATCCGGAACGGGATCATCTATGTCACCTACGCGGAGGAGCTGTGCGCGGAGCACGGCCATACGGTGGAAGAAGCGGCTATCGCCGCCGCCAAGCGGCGGATGCGCCCGATCTTCCTGACCGCGAGCGCGGCCGCCGTCGGCGTCATCCCCATGGTCCTCAGCGGATCGTCGTTGTGGGGCCCGATGGGAGCGGTCATCTGCTTCGGATTGATGGCCGCCCTGGTCCTGACCCTGCTGGTCCTTCCGGTGCTTTACTATTATGCCCATAGGCCCCCGAAACGTCCTTCGCCGGCCGCAGGAGAGGCGTCATGA
- a CDS encoding tetratricopeptide repeat protein encodes MKKSMILPLLALALSIVLSPPDTAAQKSQSADVLLGAALHQEEVEGNIEAAIKSYQKLLAEFPGSRLPAAQAQLHLGICYEKLGLKQAQEAFQKVVENYPEQSEAVKVARTRLALIAGKNGEASNQRSVKLLLSGTGSGGKLSPDETQVVYRGGEGNLLVKDLKTGIVKTVVKFGEREGDYAVDLVWSPDGKQVVYTYGAPMLVHDLRIGNIESGESRIIYSNPLTYPFAQDWSADGKSVVCMLRKGSNGTFAGYGVFDIETRKLGQFVAAEGGEAGVASFSPDGKSIVYDLIEKGNRDLFAYSVATGEKTRLTDSPAEDGKAAWSRDGKYVVFSSNRRGSWDLWAVPIRNAKTAGEPFLVQGDFGNKSKKMTRTGKLVYNVSIVMNDVYTLDVNPMTGESPGVPKLITTSHYGKHNTPAWSPDGKKIAYVRNSDLLCVRTLEDGREECIETGMNWIAWMSWSPDGKSIALSSVGQPAKSGVYLYSFESGKLSTIFESDTLIPSPLLRPLGWSLNGKEFLCLRYMVKDEQKNPFDQEVNPELIAIDVRTKEKRILERSVNRGWDIAMMQLSPDRTRMAYGQSDSVKKEIKLVVSDLKDQEKRALVTLSEDKAYILSPIWSPDGRMIEYHFVDRTVKPNKAEVRVIAVDGSWEKTIKTGKLDILTGRSQDAWSPDGTKLAVTLSSGPTGELWAMENFLPTAKAGK; translated from the coding sequence ATGAAAAAGTCGATGATTCTTCCGCTGCTTGCCCTGGCCCTGTCCATTGTCCTGTCCCCGCCGGACACGGCGGCCCAGAAATCCCAATCCGCGGACGTCCTTCTCGGCGCCGCACTCCATCAGGAAGAGGTGGAGGGGAATATCGAGGCGGCGATCAAATCCTATCAAAAGCTCCTGGCAGAGTTTCCGGGCAGCCGTCTGCCGGCGGCCCAGGCCCAGCTCCACCTCGGCATCTGCTACGAGAAATTGGGCCTGAAGCAGGCCCAGGAAGCGTTTCAGAAAGTCGTGGAGAACTATCCGGAACAAAGCGAGGCGGTGAAGGTCGCCCGTACTCGACTTGCCTTAATTGCAGGAAAAAACGGCGAGGCAAGCAACCAGAGGTCGGTCAAGCTCCTGTTGTCAGGAACAGGCTCGGGAGGGAAGCTATCACCCGATGAAACGCAAGTTGTGTATAGAGGGGGGGAGGGCAACCTGCTGGTGAAAGATCTCAAGACCGGCATAGTCAAAACTGTTGTGAAATTTGGAGAGAGAGAGGGAGACTACGCCGTAGATCTAGTCTGGTCGCCTGATGGGAAACAAGTTGTCTATACTTATGGCGCGCCGATGTTGGTGCATGATCTGAGGATCGGAAATATTGAAAGCGGCGAAAGTCGGATCATCTACTCGAACCCACTGACATACCCTTTTGCCCAGGACTGGTCAGCCGACGGGAAGAGTGTTGTCTGTATGTTAAGGAAGGGCAGTAATGGCACCTTTGCCGGCTATGGAGTGTTTGACATCGAAACTCGCAAGCTTGGTCAATTCGTGGCCGCTGAAGGGGGGGAAGCTGGGGTCGCAAGCTTCTCGCCGGACGGCAAGTCCATTGTTTACGATCTTATAGAAAAGGGGAACCGCGATCTTTTCGCATATTCGGTCGCGACGGGTGAGAAAACTCGCCTGACAGATTCACCTGCTGAAGACGGGAAAGCGGCATGGTCCCGCGACGGCAAGTACGTCGTGTTCAGCAGTAACAGACGAGGAAGCTGGGATCTGTGGGCTGTTCCAATTCGGAACGCAAAGACGGCGGGCGAGCCTTTCCTCGTGCAGGGGGACTTCGGGAATAAAAGCAAGAAGATGACTCGGACCGGTAAGCTTGTCTATAACGTCTCAATCGTAATGAACGATGTTTATACTTTGGATGTAAATCCGATGACTGGGGAATCGCCGGGAGTTCCGAAGCTTATCACTACCTCACACTACGGAAAACATAATACGCCGGCATGGTCGCCCGATGGGAAGAAGATCGCATATGTGCGCAACTCCGATCTCCTCTGCGTTCGCACTCTCGAAGATGGTCGTGAAGAATGTATTGAAACCGGGATGAATTGGATCGCTTGGATGTCTTGGTCTCCAGATGGCAAATCGATCGCACTTTCCTCTGTTGGACAGCCGGCCAAAAGCGGGGTTTATCTCTATTCATTTGAGTCCGGTAAATTGTCAACCATTTTCGAGAGTGACACCCTCATCCCAAGCCCACTCCTTAGACCACTAGGTTGGTCCTTGAACGGCAAGGAGTTCCTGTGCCTTCGATACATGGTGAAGGACGAACAGAAAAATCCCTTTGATCAAGAGGTGAATCCTGAGTTGATTGCGATCGACGTACGCACGAAGGAGAAACGGATTCTGGAAAGAAGTGTCAACAGGGGCTGGGATATCGCCATGATGCAACTCTCGCCTGATCGCACGCGAATGGCCTATGGGCAGTCCGATTCCGTAAAAAAAGAGATAAAGCTTGTGGTGTCCGATCTCAAAGATCAGGAAAAGAGAGCTCTGGTTACGCTGAGCGAAGATAAAGCTTATATTTTATCGCCAATTTGGTCCCCCGATGGTCGTATGATCGAGTACCACTTTGTTGATCGAACGGTGAAACCAAACAAGGCGGAGGTGAGAGTGATCGCGGTCGATGGGAGCTGGGAGAAGACGATCAAGACGGGAAAATTGGACATTCTCACCGGCAGGAGTCAGGATGCGTGGAGTCCCGATGGGACGAAGCTCGCCGTGACGTTGTCAAGTGGACCGACGGGAGAGCTGTGGGCGATGGAGAACTTCCTGCCGACGGCGAAAGCCGGCAAGTAA